The following DNA comes from Solea solea chromosome 6, fSolSol10.1, whole genome shotgun sequence.
CTGGCTAAATCACTGTTTTGAATTGTTAAATGGGATCCTGAAGTACACAGTGAACCTCACCAAGCCCAAAATTACAATGTGAGGACATAGAAATACCAGTCAGAGTTCAGacatggacaaacacaaaatgcaagTCTGTATGCAGTTTATAATGATCAGTGTGTGCTGTGCACTCAATGTAAATTGTAACTTCTATACCATGAAGCAAGAATCAATAAAACACCTGTACTGCAATATGTTTTTTGCAGTGAGCCGATGTTGATGAACtggaaaatgtatttgaatggTATAATTGGATGGTATATAGTCCCGAGTGTATACGTGCGGTGCCTATGTTTGTCCCAGCGTACACTTTGAACAGCTTCCCAAGCAGATGGCAAGCAGAGCTGTCATTAAGCTGAAGTGTCCCAGTCAGAACAGATTTGAACAGTCCTGTAGTCTGACATACTGaagttttcattttctgttcctTGCCTTTTCCTATTTACTTTCTCAAAAACATTCCAATATATGTCCTGTCCTCTCCCACAGTCGTCTGCGTCTGTCTTCTGTCCCTCTTGCCCTTTGCCCGCCCTTTTTCGGCATTTCTCTCCTCCATTCATACCACTGGGATGCAAAACTAAACATGCAAATGCTATGGTAAATGCAGGAGCAGGTGTGCCACAGCAAGGACAGAATCAGGTCGGCGTTGATGCACAGTCATGCCTTGCATGCAAGTCAAATTGGTAAACAACATAACCTCAGCAGGTcaccacacacacgtgcatttACTTAATGGCTGATTACCTGACTTTGCGCCCAGTGTGAATAACTACACCTGTCAGGTAGTCGGGGCCGCAGCAGGAAAACTACACTTCCCATGAGGAGTCATATGGTCAAGGTGCACCATATGGCAATGAGCTGCATTTAAGAGACGAGATAAACTGACGGCAGAattgctgccttttttttctaccaAATAATATTGTCGCTGAAGATTCATAAAGTGTAAGGTTGTCATCTTTCTGTGGAAAATGCTTCGTTGAGACATGTTTTTTGCAATCACACGTCAAACTTGTTACATCTGACTCTGTCTCACTGGACTGACCACATTGAGTCAATAATTACAAAGCCACATGTGCAAGAAATGAATCtgcatttgaatgttttttggcAGATACGCATCTATCATTTTCCATAATTCTAAGGGAAGTCGCTTCATGGGACAAAGGTCAGGTCTGAGACCGAAACCAATGCGACAGGAGTGTAAAATAATAGCTTTGTCAATCCCGCTAACTTGATTCAAACCATCCTCGGAGCCAAATTAGTCATGTAGTCatacacaataataaaatgttttggtttcagCTGGCGTTTTAGGTCCAACACTCCTGAGACAGAGTCATCCTTTATTAAAGAGGAGCATGTTGCCGCAGAAAGCAATCCCAGTTGTCTAAAAAAAGATCAAGTTGGCAGAGATACACAGAGATCTGAGCCAAAAACAGGCGTACAGATGGCTGGGTGACAGCATCTATGATTGTAAACTTGACTGAGACCTCAGATGATGATCTTATGGTTGGATGAACCCATTACAGAATGAAATAAAAGCACTTCCTGAGAAGATCTACTTGTTATCTTATGTTGAGTGAGTTGCATGATGGGATGTGTTATGTAAAGTATCTGAGGAGATTAAGAAATCCTGACAAATATTTGACTCGTATGAAACACATGACTTTTCTTTATGAGTCAACttatattaattataaaaaGATATATCATCCTGACTCACTGGACTGCAATTCCTGCCAGATCAAATATTGAATATGTACTGAGTCTAGACACACCCTTGCTGTCAGGCTCAGATCACGATTGTTGGTGCAGCCACAATCTAGATAAATTCTAGGTTACATCAGCAAAGGCACACCCAGTCAGTCTGAGCTTCTCTCCACTACAACAGCTCCACACATGCATCTGTAACATTTCCATAACCGAGCAACAGGAAAAGAAATTGCAGCATAAAGCTGCCGTCTCTGCTGATCTCTCGTCTATAATCTAGTGTCCCCGCTGTGGAGCTTCAGAACAACAAGTTCAAAAGATAAGAAAAATGGATAAAAGGAAGCATCGCACCATTTTTATCTCAAGATTCTTCAAATAATGGGAAAGAAagaatgtctttgtgttttacttAAGTGTACCAAAGGTTATGTGGGGACTATTTTGTGTTGTTCCTGCTAGTGAAGTGGCAGCAGTACACTGTATATCATTAATGTGCCATTCCAATAACTCCACAGGGCATGTGCTGCAGCAATTAATACACTGCTTACAAATAACTGTTATTATAGCTGTTATTATATGTTAATAGAGCAACTTGTCATTGTGTGAATACATACGTTATTCGACTCAAGTACAGGTAGTCTTGTAGGTAGATTGTAAAAGCAAATTTGATTGTTGCACATTTACCAAAACACCAGATGCAGTGAATGGAATTTATTGTGGTTTACAATAAAGCTACCCATGGAAAAATACAAGGTTCCTTCACATTCAAATTGCATTCATCGCATTTGAACAGGGTTACAAGGCGTGAAAATGGGATTAATGTACTACAACGCTCTTTTAGAAATATGATGTTGCTTATATGATGAATAGGCCCACTGAGAAAATGTGTCCGTCTGATTCACTGTTTCTTTGCTGTGTGTAGATGGAGCCTGCCAAAAGGACGTGCTCGGACTAATGTGGATGGCACTTGTCCTCACAGTGACAGTGGAAATGACGTGAAACCGCTCatgcaagacacacacacacacacacatgctcccttCTTGCACAACATCCATatacccacacatgcacacacacagacacactttccACAATCCTGCAAGCCTTCTCCAGTCATCAACAGAACTTTCATGCGTCAGTCGATCAGGAACCAGTGCCACCGCAGGATGGCGCCCCCTCTTTTTGTAACAcgatataagataagatatcaAAAAGAACAACGTGATGAACATTACAATAACCGCCTCCTATATAGCCCCTCCCAGTTACACCTTCTTTTCGTTTCTTGTCCCACGTCTGCCTGTTGACCAATAAATCCATTTGATTTGAAaccgaaaagaaaaaaagaatttggattttattttgacGAGTCACTTGTCGTTGATGTTGACTGAAAAATTTGAAAAGTGGAACTGGCTTAGGCTGCGCCACCATATCACCCACACCCTGTCTGTTACTTGTCCCAGGATGCACCTGATTTGTGAGATGCTGATAAACCGCAGGAGACAAACACTGATGCTCCAAGagaacattcttttttttaatcaatatataaGTATTCCCTTTTTCCTGATGGTTCGGAATGTACAAGAGGATTGAgaatcgaaaaaaaaaaaatctcctttttGAGTGTATTTTGTGTACATCAgtgtaaatattgaaaataattaaagaaGTTATATGGGATATGGTGAGGAATGGTTGCTGAGATAGTTGGAGTACTCCACCTTACTTCACCTTTGTTTGTACGTCATTCAACACTTTTCAGAGATCATTCTTGGCTGAAAGGACAGATACATTAACagcctttttgttttctcagttgGGCTCTTTATATCTGTATGGCAGGCTTccaggagtaaaaaaaaacaaaaaaaaaaaaatctgacatactgtatgtctgctGTTTTGGGGTTGTGGTGCATGTGATGTTTGAGGATTCTTTCTCCTTTTGGTGTGTTGCAATTGACAGCACTGCAACTCATTGTCACTGGCCTGTAATCCAGTTATTTACTTGTGACATACTATCTTGAGTGACCTACATTGTGTACAATACATAACTCTTACCCACACATTTACAGTACTATAGGATCATTTTAGCCACCATTCCAGGGAGGAGCCCACCTGAGGCAGCGTGTGTAAAACAGGGTTGttgcatttgtttcatttcaccTGTATTAAAATGGAGAGATGATAAAACTCACATGCCTTGACTTTACTTAAAGCATTGTGTTCAACATGTGACATGTTTAGTTGTTCCATCTTCCAGCAGGCTTTTTGTTTAGTGGTAAACGTAATATATGTAcatctacagtgtgtgtgttctgtttaaTATTTTGAGGGAATTGTTGACAGTCTCACTTTATCAGGGAAAGTCAGTCTCCCAATGTCACGAAAACACAGTCAAGTTCCAAAACTTAGTTGGTGTTGGATATTTTCCGATAGTATTGACCCTAAAGTGGCCTGTGAAGGAGATTCTGACGTTGCTGTTAACCTTCTGCACATTgttctcattcacacactgaggaAAAGCTCAGTGCTAAGTAATCCTGCATTTTTTGGACTTCACAAGGATTGCACTTTAAGATATTTGAAGGACACGACACATATTAAGGGATTAAGGTTTAAGTCAGGTGGGAGGTAAGAGCAGAGATTTAGAATAGAAAGGACAAGCCTGTTCTTTTGGGATATTGAATCACCTTGTCAAAGTACAATCCATATTCCTGTATTTCAGAGATGAGAGCTGCAGAGCACAAATATTATTAACAGATATTCATATAGGctgtgaattattatttttattttttttcccactgaggGAGGCAAGGGGCACAAATCCTTATCTGCTAACTGTATAGCATTTCAACTCAGCAGGCATTTTAATTTTGATTCAAGAGACACTTCTGTTCCCTTTTCACTTTTATTACTCACTTTGCATTCAAGTGAGGAGAAACAGGTCCATTTCTGAATGCATTTGAGAGTGCACAAACCTGTCACATCTTAACTGCCATAACACTGAAAGAcatgtgtgcgcctgtgtgcacATACGTGGGTGCATATTACACCACCTTTATCTATGATAACAAACCACTGAACATTATTTATTGTACCTAATTGCCTACAATGCTTCCTGGCAGTCCCCACTCTTATTACTGAAATAACTGTTATACTTGCCATTGAATCTTACACACCTATCATGAATGGAAGAAGCAATAAAAAGGTGAAAGTGCCCCCAACAcaataaatgtttctttttctcagcAGTATTTTGAATAGTTCACCTTAGCTTGGAGCAAAGGTGAGGATAAGACATTGCCTCTGTGGCCCATCTGTGAATTATTCAGGAGTCAGCCATGCTTGCAGAATCCAGTTTCCATTATGTCATCTGTAGGCCCAGTTACCAGATGACTAAACAGTCCCCATGTCAGCTAGGACACTTGACACACCCTCAGTATGCCTCTCTGCATGATGCACCTGACATTGCTCCTCAGAGTATTGCTAAAATAAACACTATCCTGTTGTTGACCACAGGATCACTCTAGTGTGTTATCGGCAGCCAAAATGACAGCCTGGCAGTGGTGATGGAATGACATGGTGTGACAGAGTCGTAGGTTTGTATTTTAGTATAGTGCATTCTctggacagttttttttttttttattaataacagctctgtgtgtttataatgCCAAGTGCCATTTAGCTGTCCAAGAGCAATCTCCAGCTCCCTTTAAGTGACAGTAATTGAAATATCTGCTCTGGTAGAAAATAACCTTTGATCTGCGGCAAGGCTGTGCAAACAGTTGTATCCTGTTTGTAAAGTATTTGATAAATGTCATCTATCATCACTCCCCACCCCTTATTCAAACAACGTTTTCCTCCTGCAGCCGTGTGTTTAAGCAAGTTAAGGAGTGTGATCTATCATAATGTTTTTATGGACATTTTGCAGACTTCCAAAACAAATTAAGCATGACCTGAACCACCCCTGTTTGTGTTAATGTAACTGGCACGGTAAGAGAGGCCAGGGCCGGACCACAAACTCCTTCGGAGGCAGTTTTCTGACAGAAAGtgcataaaacaaacaagaaacacCAGTCAGACATACACAGAGCCCTACAATATATAATGTAGATATAAAATCTATTAATAAGGAAGCTACAGCATAAAGCATTAGGGATGAAAAAGTCACTACATTTTCCCTGGCATATCACAACAGAAAAATACCCTTATACATAGGAGCATCCACAAATATGGACAATAGGGAAAcatacaactgaaaacaaaagttaCACGTGTCTGTCAAGTAAAACAATGAACAGGAGTTATATTACAGAATAAAAATTGGCATTGTTACACAAAGTAAAAGCGAGCTCTTAGTTTGGGAAAAGCTTGGGTGAGTCAGCAAAttacatacacaaatattaaTCCATTGGGTATTTACATATTCCTTGTATGACTTGTAAACTTGAACAGGTGGTGCATGACAAGTGTCCCGCCTCCACTAAGCTAGGATGCAAATAGTGCCTCAACAGGTATCAGTTTACACTTCCTTTGAGTAAAGAGGAGCAGTCATCagatcagcagcacagcagctctTATAATGAAAACCAGACAGCATGCTACCATCAACTGAGACGCATTGAAACTAATATTCAATAGGATCAGTCAACCAATCATCGCCTCCATCTCCGCTGCAACTATGCCCATTGCAGAGCTTTTGGGAGTCCAGTTCGACATGCAGCTGGGGCTGAAGCTGAGTATCTCTGTGGCTGCAGTGGTGCTGGTTTCATGGGTCTACAGGTTCTACAGCTCCAGGGGCAAAGAGAGTCGGCCTGTCGAAGACAACAAAGACACTCAAAATGCAACCTGCCAAAACTGCAAGACAGCACTACGGTGTCAAAACTCACCACAGCATGACGCAGGAGATGGGAGCCATCGACCTGTGTCATCACACGCAGACTCGACCGCTGAGGACCTGCCTTCTCACAGGACTGAAGAAACAATAACAGAGACCCATCCACATCAAGCTGATAAGAGTGAAGATGCATTGAGAATGACATATAACGATCAAGATGTCAGCACAGAAGTAGAGACGCTCACTCATCAGAATCAGGCAGAGGTTGCTACCAGTAATGTTTCAGTTGGATCTGCTTTGAACCTTCCTGATCCAACAGAGACTGGGATGATCAGTACAACGGGGCGCCGCTCCCCTTGCTTTTTGCAGAGGCTGGAGGGCATCGTGGGTGTGGGCAGGGAGTTAAGGCAGGACTTGGAGCACCAGGGTGCctactccagcttcctctcaAAGGCAGAGATCAAAGTGGAAGATGCCAACGTAGTGCTGGAAGGAACAGGAGACGAGATTGTGCGTGGAAAGATATATGATTACTATGTTGAATCTTCCTCTCGTTCTGTCTCTGATTCACACACAGTGCTTGGTCAGTATGAGAGGAATTCTGAGCCGCAGCCAGTGGAGTTTGGGAGCCGTGTCAGCAGCCCGACGGACTCGTCTTCCTCTTTGAGCCCCATCATTATGCGTGATCTGGTTTTATCACAAAGCACTGATGAGGATGTCTCCTCACTAGGAAGCGGCAAGCTGAGGCACCCTGCAAGGCAAGTACTCCTACGCAAGGAGAGCTATCTGTCTGCAGCAGAGCAGTGTGCGCTCCCCATCCCATTTATAACTTCAACAGCCTCAGCTCCAATAATTCAATCTCTGGCCTCAGCGAGCAATGAGCCACTCTCTGTTCACCCTCTGATCAGTCTCTCTACAGACAGCAGAGGCCCTGATGTGAGCAACGGGGTTGATCTAGAGACTGTAGCAGGTGCTCCATTTTTACACCTTCCAGTAAAAACTCTTGATGGCACCAATTTGGAAAGCTTGACGAGCAAGCTTGATCTTGGTAACTGCTTGGAGACACTGTACCTGGCCAAAAAACATGGCCAGACCTCTGTGCAGCAAGCAGCCCTGCAGGTCATGTCAGACAACTACCTCCAGGTGCTCAGGGACCCCAACATCTACGGGCGACTAATGGCTGGTGAGCGGGAACAAATCCAGAGACAAAGAACAGCAGGGAGAAAATTCGTCATGGTGGCAGATATGGACCCTCAAGACTGGACCAGGGACATAGGAGGGCAGGCggcagagacagagcagaaaAGGACGTCTAGTGCCGTGTACTATTATGATGACTACAAAGACTCCTGGCAAACACTCTGCCTTATCCCACAGGAGGTCATCTCTAAAGCCTGTGCCATGTGCACAATGGATAACTATTTATTTGTGGCTGTGGGCTGCCAATGTACAGACAGAGAAATTACACCCTCAAAGCGTGTGTTTTGCTACAATCCTTTGACATCCATTTGGAAGGAGATCAGTCCTATGAATGAGGCCAGACCGCGCTGCAAACTGGCAACACTGGAGGGCTACATCTACGCCATCGGAGGGGAGTGTCTTTCGTCAGTCGAGCGCTATGACCCACGACTGGACAGATGGACGTTTGTGGCTCCGCTGCCCAATGATACATTTGCTGTGGCGCATCACGTCACGGTGTGCAATGGAGAGCTTTTCGTTTCTGGGGGAACTCTAAGATATATGCTGCTACGCTACAGCCCCAAAACCAACGCCTGGAGGCCAAGTCTGTTAGTAGGTAACAAAGACAGAACAGCAGATATGGTTGCTGTGGGGCGATGTCTGTATCGGTTTGATGTTAACCCACTGCTGGGTGTTAGTGTGTATCGCTATCATACGGTGGCTCGAGTTTGGTACGAGTGCAGTTCCAAACGGCTCCTGCGCTGCCCTGTCTTTCGGTGTGTCACGATGGATGGCACAATTTATTGTATCAACCGCCAGTACACCATGAAGTTCGAGGCTGATGAGATCTCTCCTGCCTTTACACATGTGGATTTGAGTGTCCTCTCTGCAGTGAAGGGCATACTCATTCCCTTTGTCCTTACACTCCCTGATAAGGAGCCTCGCCAGACCAGTGTGTAACAAGAATTCAGTTTTCCACTGATGATAAGATGAGGTGATGATGGAGTATATAAAAGAATCATGCATTACATCAAGTTTCTGGGTTGTAAAATTACCACTATGCTCTCATTTCTTTGATTTGTTGTTTAGTTAACATTTTACAAGGCATCTATATTTGAATAGATTATGTTGGTCTAGCAACaagaaaagtgtgtttgttataTCTAGCCCAGTGACACTACATGAAAAGTATGAGACACTTATGGTAGTCaaactgatgtttgtttaaatttacGCAGGGTGTGCTGCCATGTAAATTGTTTGCTTCTTTGAtttgccacttttttttccGCCATGAACTTTAGTTTGATATCATTCCAGATGCTTGGCGTCGCTCTCTGCTGTAGAGATAATGCATGAATATGGTACATCTCAGAGTAAATGAGTTCATTCTACTCTAACACATTACAGAGATTGGGCAATGTAGGCGTAATCTATCACTGTGCGATGTTTGTCTAACTTACACATTGGCCTGCACACAGTGCAATTATCTCCAGTTGCTCTTTAAACATGACATGATGTAAATTGCTGTGTTATACCATATTAATATGTTAGACTCCACAACAACTTCTAAAATTCTGCTAACACTTTAAATCACCCTCCTTTGGTTGGCAggaaaaagtgtgtttgtttaacctTGACTGTGCAGATTCTTTGTTCACTGTATCTTGTTTTGTATAAACAAGAACtatatgaatttgtttttccttaCATTTGTATCTAAAATTAGTAAGTATTGGGATTAAGCCAAATGTAGATAtatatgtggttttttttttttttactttgaatgtgtttatattatCTATGAAAAAGGCATTAGACTGTTCAGTTCAGGACATGAGCGACACCCTGACAGGTTTGCAGAGAGGGACGTGCTGCTATAGCACCACCATGTGGCTTAATAGGCAAACACGACTAAGCGATGGGTGAGACGTTGAGCTCTTCTCTCGGCACAGAGGTGTCGTGTGACACGCAGGCATCAGCAGCACAGTACAGTGACCTGTTAACAGTGGGTGAAGTAGAGGGTATCAGTTGCACTGGAGGACAGCATGCAGGCGGGGAAATGGGAGGCAGACGCAGATGGCTGACCATCAAACATaagcactttttatttttcctaatTAAACACTTTGATTCCCTGTAATTAAACACCTAATGAGATGGGAGTTAGACATGTCCCTTCAGACACCACCATCAATGACTCGTGCGTTCTGGTACTTAGGTCAGCCCGAGCATCAACACAactcaatttatttattatttcttctgTTCGTCTgctctttcctttttctctaTAGCGGTGTAGAAAATGTTCCCTGATAAGGAAAATGTTGTATATTCTTGGATGCTTCTCATTTGCCTCAATACTCAGGTTCGCTCTGGCATcaacactgattttattttattttattttatttgtctgttcTTTTGCTTTTCCTCCACAGAGGGTAAAACTTGACAGCCTGCTCTGCGTTTCAGACTTAAgtgtacagagagagaaagaatttGCATGCAATTATCCTTAGGAAGGGTGAACATCATtcacacccccccccctcctcccctccttaTTCTTGCACGCAGACTCACCACAAATACAGCaatatatataaacagaaaAGCTACTAATGACACAACACTCAGTAAATCTACAGTAGTGCTCACAGCAAGAGAACAGATAGAGAGAATACTGTTTTGAAAATCCTGAATTTCCCAAAGTATCTGCTTTATCTAATCTCTTCACACAGTCGactattaaaatgaaaaggaaacttG
Coding sequences within:
- the klhdc7a gene encoding kelch domain-containing protein 7A: MPIAELLGVQFDMQLGLKLSISVAAVVLVSWVYRFYSSRGKESRPVEDNKDTQNATCQNCKTALRCQNSPQHDAGDGSHRPVSSHADSTAEDLPSHRTEETITETHPHQADKSEDALRMTYNDQDVSTEVETLTHQNQAEVATSNVSVGSALNLPDPTETGMISTTGRRSPCFLQRLEGIVGVGRELRQDLEHQGAYSSFLSKAEIKVEDANVVLEGTGDEIVRGKIYDYYVESSSRSVSDSHTVLGQYERNSEPQPVEFGSRVSSPTDSSSSLSPIIMRDLVLSQSTDEDVSSLGSGKLRHPARQVLLRKESYLSAAEQCALPIPFITSTASAPIIQSLASASNEPLSVHPLISLSTDSRGPDVSNGVDLETVAGAPFLHLPVKTLDGTNLESLTSKLDLGNCLETLYLAKKHGQTSVQQAALQVMSDNYLQVLRDPNIYGRLMAGEREQIQRQRTAGRKFVMVADMDPQDWTRDIGGQAAETEQKRTSSAVYYYDDYKDSWQTLCLIPQEVISKACAMCTMDNYLFVAVGCQCTDREITPSKRVFCYNPLTSIWKEISPMNEARPRCKLATLEGYIYAIGGECLSSVERYDPRLDRWTFVAPLPNDTFAVAHHVTVCNGELFVSGGTLRYMLLRYSPKTNAWRPSLLVGNKDRTADMVAVGRCLYRFDVNPLLGVSVYRYHTVARVWYECSSKRLLRCPVFRCVTMDGTIYCINRQYTMKFEADEISPAFTHVDLSVLSAVKGILIPFVLTLPDKEPRQTSV